The Nitrosomonas communis genome has a segment encoding these proteins:
- the hpnH gene encoding adenosyl-hopene transferase HpnH, producing MGVPFLQKYRVGSYILKQKLQGNKRYPLVLMLEPLFQCNLACAGCGKIDYPDDTLRRRMSVQECLSAVDECGAPVVSIAGGEPLIHKEMPQIVEGIIERKKFVYLCTNALLLEDRMDDYRPSPYFTFSIHLDGNKERHDASVCREGVYDKVIPAIQKALKRGFRVTVNCTLFQNETAEEVAAFFDTATELGVEGINVSPGFSYEHAPRQDVFLQRSVSKRLFRAIFQEGKKRKQPWRFNHSGLYLDFLAGNQNYQCTAWGNPTRNLFGWQRPCYLLVDEGYAASFRELMEETDWDKYGVGNNPKCANCMAHCGFEPTAINDTFAHPLKAMRVSLRGPRLDGPMAPDPSQKNLTSLRESTSSQKEFPIPVTVEQTTSAPTASSSNLTRSDS from the coding sequence ATGGGCGTCCCTTTTTTACAAAAATACCGTGTAGGTAGTTATATATTAAAGCAGAAGCTTCAGGGTAATAAACGTTATCCTTTAGTACTAATGTTGGAGCCTTTATTTCAATGTAATCTGGCGTGCGCTGGTTGTGGCAAGATTGATTATCCAGATGATACCTTACGTCGCCGAATGAGCGTTCAAGAGTGTCTATCAGCTGTGGATGAATGTGGAGCACCAGTTGTTTCAATCGCTGGTGGAGAGCCACTCATCCATAAAGAAATGCCTCAAATTGTAGAGGGTATCATCGAGCGAAAAAAATTCGTCTATTTATGTACCAATGCATTATTGCTAGAAGATCGAATGGATGATTACCGCCCATCCCCTTATTTTACTTTTTCAATCCATCTTGATGGTAATAAAGAACGTCATGACGCATCTGTTTGTCGTGAAGGAGTTTATGATAAAGTCATTCCAGCTATTCAAAAAGCGCTCAAGCGCGGCTTCAGGGTCACGGTAAACTGCACACTTTTTCAAAATGAAACGGCAGAAGAAGTTGCAGCTTTTTTTGACACGGCTACTGAATTAGGAGTGGAAGGGATCAATGTATCCCCGGGGTTCAGTTATGAACATGCTCCACGTCAGGATGTATTTTTGCAACGATCGGTTAGCAAGCGACTTTTTCGAGCGATCTTTCAAGAAGGAAAAAAAAGAAAGCAACCATGGAGATTCAACCATTCCGGTCTTTATTTAGATTTCCTCGCAGGCAATCAGAATTATCAATGTACTGCATGGGGTAATCCCACACGCAACCTATTTGGATGGCAACGTCCTTGTTATTTATTGGTAGATGAAGGTTATGCAGCCAGCTTCCGTGAATTAATGGAGGAAACAGATTGGGATAAATACGGTGTAGGCAATAATCCGAAATGTGCTAATTGTATGGCTCACTGCGGATTTGAGCCAACTGCGATTAACGATACATTTGCTCATCCGCTTAAAGCAATGCGTGTAAGCCTGCGTGGGCCGCGTCTTGACGGCCCTATGGCACCCGACCCTTCTCAAAAGAACTTAACCTCCCTGAGAGAAAGTACCTCGTCGCAGAAGGAATTTCCAATACCCGTCACAGTTGAACAAACAACAAGTGCCCCAACCGCTTCATCAAGTAATCTAACTCGCTCTGATAGTTAG
- a CDS encoding glycosyltransferase, whose protein sequence is MIELATFLAFIGTFLWWIIVLVPWQPWGTQESLDTINDEKQSLDEITVLIPARNEGAFIQQTLTALSTQGLNLQIIVIDDQSDDNTAEQAQEWGATVLSGTPLPTGWSGKLWALEQGLSKVRTPYTLLLDADITLTQGIIAALLKKARVENLAFVSLMAQPSLHHFIERLLMPAFVFFFKLLYPFQLANKPGSRIAAAAGGCILVKTNVLRTIGAFDSLRDALIDDCTLASRIKHTGLLTWTGLSHSACSHRVYDDMKTIWNMVARTAYTQLHYSSLLLFACTLIMVSMFWFAPFISLFLPLTTYLIITAVLTWTAMIIVYLPILRYYQCSSLWIAALPLIGTLFLLMTWTSAFRFWRGERAQWKNRRYEISA, encoded by the coding sequence ATGATAGAGCTTGCTACGTTTCTAGCTTTTATAGGTACTTTTCTTTGGTGGATAATAGTGCTGGTTCCTTGGCAACCATGGGGTACACAAGAGTCTTTAGATACAATAAATGATGAAAAGCAATCATTGGATGAAATTACCGTGCTTATTCCTGCACGCAATGAAGGAGCATTTATTCAGCAAACATTAACAGCGCTCAGCACTCAAGGATTAAACCTACAAATCATCGTTATAGATGATCAATCAGATGATAATACTGCTGAGCAAGCACAGGAATGGGGAGCAACAGTATTATCCGGTACACCACTGCCCACTGGCTGGAGTGGAAAATTATGGGCTTTAGAACAAGGACTCAGTAAAGTTCGTACGCCTTATACATTATTACTGGACGCAGACATTACCCTTACACAAGGAATTATTGCTGCTTTACTCAAAAAAGCGCGTGTAGAGAATCTAGCTTTTGTATCTTTAATGGCACAACCCTCTCTTCACCATTTTATTGAGCGTTTATTGATGCCTGCCTTTGTGTTCTTCTTTAAATTGCTTTATCCCTTCCAGCTTGCTAATAAACCTGGCTCGCGAATTGCTGCTGCAGCTGGCGGGTGTATATTGGTCAAGACGAATGTGCTGCGAACAATAGGCGCATTTGACAGTTTACGTGATGCACTGATTGATGATTGTACGCTGGCATCCCGCATCAAGCATACTGGTTTGCTTACCTGGACCGGTCTCAGTCATTCTGCTTGCAGTCATCGAGTTTATGATGATATGAAAACAATTTGGAATATGGTGGCACGAACGGCTTATACACAATTACATTACTCTTCTTTATTACTTTTTGCTTGTACATTGATTATGGTAAGCATGTTCTGGTTTGCTCCATTTATATCTTTATTTCTTCCGTTAACTACTTATTTAATTATTACTGCCGTATTAACGTGGACTGCCATGATCATCGTTTATCTGCCCATTTTACGTTATTACCAATGCTCCTCGCTTTGGATAGCTGCACTTCCTCTTATCGGTACCTTGTTTTTACTGATGACATGGACGTCAGCATTCCGGTTCTGGCGTGGTGAGCGTGCTCAATGGAAAAATCGTCGATATGAGATCTCTGCTTGA
- a CDS encoding HpnM family protein encodes MLNGKIVDMRSLLEFRNLKYVLITLILLPLVAVTSAQDFQSDTPEYVIHGLQETFIQAMKKGDELGYRGRLELMTPIINRSHDIDTIIRSILGANWNKLDGEQQQKITETFRKLSIATYAERFDHYEGERFEVIERRSLPRDQILVRSKLIPADGNPINFDYVLHQSKDGWRIINILVDGVSDLALKRAEYNAILKRDGFQALISMLEQKILQSEHN; translated from the coding sequence GTGCTCAATGGAAAAATCGTCGATATGAGATCTCTGCTTGAATTTAGAAACCTCAAATATGTCTTAATTACGCTAATTTTATTGCCGCTGGTTGCTGTGACTAGCGCTCAGGATTTTCAATCTGACACCCCTGAATACGTCATCCATGGTTTACAGGAAACATTCATTCAGGCGATGAAAAAAGGGGATGAATTAGGCTATCGCGGACGCCTAGAGCTTATGACACCTATTATCAATCGCTCGCATGATATAGATACTATAATACGTTCAATACTAGGAGCTAATTGGAACAAGCTAGATGGGGAACAACAACAAAAAATCACTGAAACCTTCCGTAAGCTCAGTATTGCTACTTATGCTGAAAGATTTGATCACTATGAGGGGGAACGTTTTGAAGTTATAGAACGGCGCTCATTACCACGCGATCAGATATTAGTACGTAGTAAATTGATTCCGGCAGATGGTAATCCTATAAATTTTGATTATGTATTGCATCAGAGTAAAGACGGTTGGCGTATTATTAATATTCTCGTGGACGGTGTCAGTGATCTCGCCCTGAAGCGAGCTGAATATAATGCAATCTTAAAGCGTGATGGCTTCCAGGCCTTGATTTCAATGCTTGAACAAAAAATTCTTCAATCGGAGCACAATTAG
- a CDS encoding transposase — MESERVMYANKGKGKQAVQAIGRHLQAKGARAEQIQQVSMELSPASIAGVKATFPGAQIPFDCIHIVKLLNQAVDAVRKAERKEHDALKGHQYTFLKNPQSLSETQQQQLASMLRLYPTLGEAYRLKILFNELWSMPEKPSAHAFLTQWCEEVKQAGIPAFHTFANTIISYWSGMIPLC; from the coding sequence ATGGAAAGTGAACGTGTGATGTATGCGAATAAAGGAAAAGGCAAACAAGCTGTGCAAGCCATTGGCAGGCATTTACAAGCGAAAGGGGCTCGGGCAGAGCAAATTCAGCAGGTCAGCATGGAGCTATCGCCTGCTTCCATTGCTGGCGTCAAAGCTACTTTCCCTGGTGCACAGATTCCCTTCGATTGTATCCATATCGTCAAACTGCTCAATCAAGCAGTGGATGCAGTGCGCAAAGCTGAACGCAAGGAACACGATGCCCTTAAAGGCCACCAATACACTTTTCTAAAAAACCCTCAGTCGCTCTCAGAAACACAACAGCAACAATTAGCCAGCATGCTTCGCCTCTATCCTACTTTGGGAGAGGCCTACCGCCTCAAAATACTGTTCAATGAGCTATGGAGTATGCCGGAGAAACCCAGTGCTCATGCTTTTCTCACGCAGTGGTGCGAGGAAGTCAAGCAAGCTGGCATTCCAGCTTTCCATACTTTTGCTAACACGATCATTTCTTATTGGAGTGGGATGATTCCACTTTGTTGA
- a CDS encoding ISL3 family transposase — translation MEQTWQHLNFFEHACYLHCAVARITTSSSNVVNVAVPWARGANSGFTLLFEALTLAMIEREMPINHVAELMQVNLQHIWMIFSHSMLQWGLIWKVNV, via the coding sequence GTGGAGCAGACATGGCAGCACCTTAACTTCTTTGAGCATGCTTGTTATTTGCATTGCGCGGTTGCCCGCATTACAACCTCGTCAAGTAACGTAGTTAATGTCGCGGTGCCGTGGGCACGCGGCGCCAATAGTGGTTTTACCTTGTTGTTTGAAGCTTTGACTTTAGCGATGATTGAACGGGAAATGCCGATCAATCATGTTGCTGAGCTAATGCAAGTCAATCTACAACACATCTGGATGATATTCAGCCATTCTATGTTACAGTGGGGGTTGATATGGAAAGTGAACGTGTGA
- a CDS encoding helix-turn-helix domain-containing protein, with the protein MAYAQLTLAERNYIEMRLKHGDSQNRIARDMNRFQSTISRELAPEHRDARLSPYASEQEGQTTPYRQTQSH; encoded by the coding sequence TTGGCTTATGCACAACTTACCCTTGCGGAGAGGAATTATATCGAAATGCGTCTGAAACATGGGGATTCGCAGAATCGGATTGCACGGGATATGAACCGTTTTCAATCCACCATTAGTCGGGAACTTGCGCCGGAACACAGAGATGCGCGGTTATCGCCATACGCAAGCGAACAGGAAGGCCAAACAACGCCATACAGACAAACCCAAAGCCATTAA
- the gshB gene encoding glutathione synthase produces MKFAFIVDQLDSIKIEKDSSYVMMREAAGRDHQLFVMQQGDLILNEGLVTGFSRELTLTHQKEQNHRWYQEGPPKNILLQEFDAVLMRKDPPFDMEYVYSTYLLELAEQQGALIVNRPKSIRDYNEKLAIAKFSQFIPATLVTRQESLLRKFLDKHGDIVLKPLDGMGGASVFRVHSADHNISVILEMLTHYSKRTIMAQRFLPEISQGDKRILLIAGKPLPFALARKPKPGETRGNLAAGGIGIAQPLSERDLEIANTIGPQLYEQGLILVGLDVIGDSLTEINVTSPTGMQEITNQTGFNVAGVMIDALERCVHDRRT; encoded by the coding sequence ATGAAATTTGCTTTCATCGTAGATCAGCTTGATTCAATTAAAATAGAGAAAGATTCCAGTTATGTGATGATGCGTGAAGCTGCTGGCCGTGATCATCAATTGTTTGTCATGCAACAAGGAGATCTTATCTTGAATGAAGGCTTAGTAACCGGATTTTCACGAGAATTGACACTTACGCATCAAAAGGAGCAAAACCACCGTTGGTATCAGGAAGGCCCTCCGAAGAACATACTACTACAAGAATTTGATGCCGTATTAATGCGTAAAGATCCACCCTTTGACATGGAGTATGTATACAGCACTTATCTATTGGAGCTTGCTGAGCAGCAGGGTGCATTGATTGTCAACAGACCAAAAAGTATACGAGATTATAATGAAAAGCTTGCCATTGCAAAATTTTCTCAATTTATTCCAGCCACGTTGGTAACCAGACAAGAGTCTCTGCTGCGGAAGTTTCTCGATAAGCATGGAGATATCGTGTTAAAACCACTTGATGGAATGGGAGGTGCTAGCGTGTTTCGTGTTCATAGCGCTGATCATAATATTAGCGTGATTTTGGAAATGCTTACGCATTACAGTAAGCGCACTATTATGGCACAGCGTTTTCTACCCGAGATCAGCCAAGGTGACAAACGCATTTTACTTATTGCTGGAAAGCCTCTCCCTTTCGCACTCGCCCGTAAACCCAAACCGGGCGAGACGCGGGGCAATCTTGCTGCAGGTGGTATTGGTATAGCTCAGCCATTATCTGAACGCGATCTTGAGATTGCAAATACTATAGGTCCACAACTGTACGAGCAGGGATTGATATTGGTAGGGCTTGATGTGATCGGTGACTCATTGACTGAAATCAATGTTACTAGTCCCACAGGAATGCAAGAAATCACCAATCAGACTGGCTTTAACGTCGCAGGAGTAATGATTGATGCGCTGGAAAGATGTGTACATGACCGCCGAACATAG
- the gshA gene encoding glutamate--cysteine ligase, translating to MSVPHLTTALRGPILELERRILEAMPTIEHWLRGKWQNYSIPFYCSVDLRNSGFKLAPVDTNLFPGGFNNLNPEFLPLCVQAMMAAVEKICPDAHSILLIPESHTRNIFYLQNVAVLRDIMRHAGMHVRIGSLMPEITSATTISLPDGNTLVLEPIQRTNNRLGVDNFDPCAVLLNNDLSSGIPDILKDLEQIVIPPLSAGWSTRRKSQHFFAYDSVAQEFAELIGIDPWLINPYFSSCGKIDFREKKGEECVAAAVDEILKDLQEKYAQYGVKEKPFVIVKADSGTYGMGIMTVKDSADVYKLNRKQRNKMTKIKEGLPVTRLLVQEGVYTFESINHAVAEPVIYMIDRYVVGGFYRVHTSRGADENLNAPGMHFVPLAFNTSCVLPNHTALPDAAVNRFYAYGVVARLALLAAALELERYLADISDPSLEALQS from the coding sequence ATGTCGGTACCTCATCTTACCACTGCATTACGTGGTCCGATTCTTGAACTGGAAAGACGTATTCTGGAAGCTATGCCTACGATTGAGCACTGGCTACGTGGTAAATGGCAGAATTACAGCATTCCTTTTTATTGTTCGGTCGACTTGCGTAACAGTGGTTTTAAACTCGCGCCGGTTGATACTAATCTCTTTCCGGGTGGATTCAATAATCTTAACCCAGAATTTTTACCACTCTGTGTTCAAGCGATGATGGCTGCCGTTGAAAAAATTTGTCCTGATGCACATAGCATATTGTTGATACCGGAAAGCCATACTCGCAATATCTTCTACTTACAGAATGTTGCCGTATTACGAGACATTATGCGGCATGCCGGTATGCATGTTCGTATTGGTTCTCTGATGCCGGAAATAACCAGTGCGACCACAATTTCTCTTCCAGATGGAAATACTCTTGTTTTGGAACCGATACAGCGCACAAATAATAGGTTGGGGGTGGACAATTTCGATCCCTGTGCTGTTCTGCTTAATAACGATCTTTCTAGTGGTATTCCTGATATATTGAAGGATCTTGAGCAGATTGTTATCCCGCCATTATCTGCAGGTTGGTCGACGCGCAGAAAGTCTCAGCATTTCTTTGCTTATGATAGTGTGGCCCAAGAATTTGCTGAATTAATCGGAATTGATCCATGGCTTATCAATCCTTATTTTAGCTCTTGTGGCAAAATTGATTTTCGAGAGAAAAAAGGTGAGGAATGCGTTGCTGCTGCCGTAGATGAGATATTGAAAGATCTGCAGGAGAAATATGCTCAATATGGTGTCAAAGAAAAGCCATTCGTAATTGTCAAAGCTGATTCCGGTACTTATGGCATGGGTATTATGACGGTTAAAGATAGCGCAGATGTCTATAAGCTTAATCGTAAGCAGCGCAACAAAATGACTAAAATCAAAGAAGGCCTGCCAGTCACCCGTTTATTGGTACAAGAAGGAGTATATACCTTCGAGAGCATCAATCATGCCGTTGCGGAGCCTGTGATCTACATGATAGACCGCTATGTGGTGGGTGGATTTTATCGAGTTCATACTAGTAGAGGAGCTGACGAGAATCTGAATGCTCCAGGGATGCATTTTGTCCCGTTGGCTTTTAACACTTCCTGTGTTTTACCTAACCACACCGCGCTCCCAGATGCCGCGGTAAATCGGTTTTATGCTTATGGCGTAGTAGCTCGATTGGCATTATTGGCAGCTGCGCTAGAGTTGGAGCGGTATTTGGCAGATATTTCTGACCCCTCTTTAGAAGCATTGCAGAGTTAG
- a CDS encoding formate/nitrite transporter family protein yields the protein MKVSEQPSISSIEQSIQSSIVAETMSAGGSATPPKTSNSPIIDSVPPVQMGRDLVEDAVKKSKFNVSQILVRGFLCTPFLAYATALSALLVAQGWPTAAAGLLFPVGYIMLAMLGLEMATGSFSVMPMALLAGKIKLPSVIRNWTWTFLANLAGGIFFAWLLWFALTKGGAGEIPPVLTTLAHLAEKKASYSGYGLTGWFAAIGMGVLCNWLVSLGPVFSKASRSVSGKVMLIWLPIATFFALGFEHAVVNMFVFPVGILSGADVTVSQWWLWNQIPVTIGNIIGAVIFNSLLWYRTHSA from the coding sequence ATGAAAGTATCCGAACAACCTTCGATTAGCTCAATCGAACAGTCTATTCAGTCCAGTATTGTCGCCGAGACCATGTCAGCTGGCGGGAGTGCGACTCCGCCTAAAACAAGTAATTCACCTATCATCGATAGCGTTCCTCCGGTACAGATGGGACGTGACCTTGTCGAGGATGCAGTTAAAAAAAGCAAGTTTAACGTTTCTCAGATATTGGTGCGGGGATTTTTGTGTACACCCTTTCTCGCCTATGCCACGGCATTGTCTGCATTGTTGGTTGCGCAAGGGTGGCCAACAGCAGCTGCTGGCCTACTTTTCCCGGTTGGTTATATCATGCTGGCGATGCTTGGCCTTGAGATGGCCACAGGAAGCTTTTCCGTCATGCCTATGGCCCTGCTTGCAGGCAAAATTAAATTGCCAAGTGTGATTCGTAACTGGACATGGACTTTCCTGGCTAATCTAGCTGGCGGTATTTTCTTTGCTTGGTTGCTTTGGTTTGCATTGACCAAGGGGGGCGCAGGCGAAATTCCTCCCGTATTAACCACATTAGCTCATCTCGCAGAAAAGAAAGCTTCTTATTCAGGATACGGTTTAACCGGCTGGTTTGCAGCCATTGGCATGGGTGTGTTATGTAACTGGTTAGTCAGCCTCGGTCCGGTTTTTTCGAAAGCATCACGTAGTGTTTCGGGCAAGGTGATGTTAATCTGGTTACCAATAGCAACCTTTTTTGCACTTGGTTTTGAGCATGCTGTCGTGAATATGTTTGTCTTTCCAGTAGGAATTCTATCTGGAGCGGATGTTACCGTTTCGCAATGGTGGTTATGGAATCAAATTCCAGTAACGATAGGTAACATTATAGGCGCAGTAATATTTAACTCATTGTTGTGGTACCGTACGCACAGCGCATAA